Part of the Zingiber officinale cultivar Zhangliang chromosome 6A, Zo_v1.1, whole genome shotgun sequence genome, GTAAGCGATTGCTTACGGTATGCGTTTCTAATGCAGTGACATGGGAAGTGATCTGCTCATACTCGCAGTTCAGGGAATCAGCAACGCCCGGTTGCTGCGTCTCATTGTCGACTTTCTACAGCAGCACCATCGTTTCCTGCCCTGACTGTAGCTGTGGCTGCCAGGGCACACCGACATCACCTCTCTGCTTAAGGCAAGCTCGCCTCGATCTGGAACACAATCTGCATGTCGTCATTTCATGGCATAAATCACTTGTTTTTGCATTGATTAATGTTGCAGGGATGATGAGAAATACTCCAGGTTGAAGGAACAGTCTAGTGACAGCGATGGATCACAAAACCCTCTTCTCTGCACACAACACATGTGCCCCATTAGCGTGCATTGGCATGTGAAGGTCAGCTACAAAGACTACTGGAGAGTGAAGATGACCATCAccaactacaacatgaacaagaACTACAGTGACTGGAATTTAGTGCTGCAACATCCCAACCTTCGAAGCCTCTTGCAGATCTTTAGCTTCAATTACCACCCTCTCCTTCAGTATGGCAGTCTCAGTAAGTACAGATACATGTTCTTTACACCGGAGATAAGTTTATAGCAGGATCTGAATCTGTTTCCTTCTCGCAGACGACACCGGTGTGTTTTGGGGGATCAAGTATTACAATGACATGTTGCTCAACTACGGAGACAACGGGAATGTGCAGAGTGAAATGCTGCTGCACAAGGATACGGAAGAGTTCACGTTCAAAGGAGGCTGGCCGTTTCCGAGGAGGATATCATTCAACGGCCACGACTGTGTCATGCCACCACCAGATTTGTACCCCTCGCTGCCCAAAGGCTACTCCTTGGCTTCTTCCCCGTTGCTTCCTGATGTTACTGTGTTTCTATCCACAATTTTTCTTTCTGTAGTTTTAGTGCTCCTGTGATTATGCAATCTTTTGTTTCTCTGTTAAAATTTGCTAATATGATCACTATCATTGTTAGACAGGGTGTATTAGGTTTTTTTGTATCAAACAAGTTCACAAAAGCTACAAATATGTTTAGACAGAAGGATCGGTCCACTATCAAACATGCATTGAATGGTGCGCACATCACATAATGTGCAGCTGGAACGCCTAAaaatggagctaggaattaagttGAGCATGTGAGCGTTTAGTTGTGGCAGCTAATAAACAGGTCATTGCATGAAATATTAACAATATTATCTAAAGCTAAATGGAATTAAAGTACAGAATTAAATTTCGATGGAGTTGAAcagctgaaaaaaaaaatcaaatataatcgTGTAGCGGCCCACCATGGGAATTGGGGTCCACGAGGGAGGGTGGATTTTAAACTACGTGACAAGTCACCACGACCACGTAAAGGCCTGCCATTGCCGGCTTCTTAAAGCTCAATCATTGGTGAGGTGATCTGTCACATTGTAGGACAATGTCAGCTGTTCAAATGTCACATTTATAGTGTTGGAAAATGATGGGTTCAAATGTTTAGGAACAACTGTATGTTCATATTTTTCCTCACCTCCAATTCAAAGCTCTTGACTTTTTTTacttaaatataataaaatttatttatgtccataaataaataatattttaaaccaAAAACACTCAATATACCAATTTTTTCTTTTGGAATTTGTATGGTACAAATTTGTGTCGGCTCCTGATGTACACTTTAGAATTGTTACGACCTAATTCACGAACTAAATAGGCATTTTCGACCCCGACGTTACAACTCTCTTTTTGCCATCGCATATTGCTGCGATGGACGACGACGTCTTCTCCCGCAGTATCCCGACAACCTCCGCCATCGTGGGGCGGAGGCTGGGATTACTCCCCACGCACACTGCCGCCACCGCTATCACCGCTGATGCCTCTCCGGCGTCGTACGCCCCACGCAATCTGCTGTCCACCGCCTCCGCCACCCGCCCAGCCGGGTTGCGCAGCACCGGGGCCATCTGCGCAGTAAGGCGCCGCTCGCGCTCGGCGTCGAACGCCTCCGCCCCAGTGACGAGCTCCAGAAGCAGCACCCCGAAGCTGTACACGTCGCACTTTTTGGAGACCATACCCGAGCGGAGGTAGTGCGGGTCGATGTACCCCGGCGAACCCACCGCCATGGCGAGGCCGGATCTTGGCGGCCCCACGGCCGCCGAGAAGCCCACCCGGGCGGATCCGAAGTCGCACAGCTTCGCCTCCATTCCGCCATCGAGGAGCACGTTAGCGGCCTTCACGTCGCCGTGCACCACCTGGGGATCGCACTCCTCGTGCAGGTACTCCAGCGACTGCGCCACCTGGCACGCTATCGCCATCCGCTGCGACCACGGCAGCGCCTCTCGGCCGTGGAGCTTCTCATGGAGGCTCCCTTTCGGTACGTACTCGAACACCAAAGCCCCTTCTTCCTCTGCAATCCAATCGCGATCCAAATCCTCGAATTAGGGAAAACGCAACAGAGGGTTCGAGGGAAAAAAAAGGGCAATAGAATTAGGCTACAGATCGCTTACCGTGGTCATCGCAGTATCCGAGAAAGCGGACTATGTGGGAGTGCCGGAGGCGGAGGAGGACGTCAAGCTCCTGACGGAAAGCGCGGTGGAGGCGCTCGCTGGGTCGATGGAGCTTCACGGCCACCAGGGAGAAATCCGGGAGGCGGCCGAGATAGACGGTGCTGGTTCCTCCCTCGCCGACCACCACTGCGGAGTTGGCAAACTTCCCGGTCGCGAACTCGACCTCCGCCCAACTGAACCGCCGTGGCATCAGCGCCGCCGCCTCCTTCTCCTGCTCTGTTTCTGGTCCATCAGCCACGCGGGCCTGGGCCGGGCCGAGATCCGACTCGCCCGGGTTCCGGAAGCATCCGCAGAGCGGTATTCTGCTCCCTCGGAACATTCTAACTCAGGCGACAGTATCTAAAGCAACAGGCAGCGAGGAGACGGCGGCCGGAATGGCAAACGGATAATACTTAGGGAAATGGGAAGAGAAGAGGAGGCTGCGAgaggaatgaagaaggaagaCTACATTTATATGAAGACTTGTATTCACCTAATTTATGAATGAAATAATAAATTAGGTGAATTGTAAGGAATACTGGGTTGGGCTTGGTCAGACTGAGAATGATTGTATGGTGGTAGTGGCGGTGAACTCAAAGGTAATGGAGGGAGGGAGTTGGTGGGTGAGAGGCCTGTCACCACTGTTGAAATCGTCATTGATGAGTATTTGTATGAATTATAATCTTTCTTATTCCATAAAACAATTAGCAAcgcctttttcttctctttgttAGAGCTTGCTTTGGCATTACTTTGTCTCTCTTAAACTCACTATCTTTGTTTGTTTGAGGTGCCTTTACTTTTTAGAAAGATGGGATTTAATATGACTGAGTCTTTTGTCCCTTTAGTCAGCCAAGTAATTAACCTTATAGTTGTATAGGATGAGTAAATGAGATGAGTTAGCCAAGTAATTAACCTTATATTTTGAATGGAAGGAAAAAAGAGGGGAAGTAAATTATTTATATTCTTCTTATTTAGGAGGGAAGAAATTTATATATGTGTTATTATGTTTGAGAGGAAAGtgaagataattaaaattaaatatacgattttttatcaaaaggagcggtcatatttttttatttatcgaaAAGAGCATTCTagttttaaaattacaaaaaaaaaaaaaaatcgttattCCCTTCTTACACATCCCATCAACCTTCTAAATCTCCTCTCTCTTGTCGATTTTCAATGCATCCCCTCTCTCTAGGATTAAAAAGGACTTGATATGTTCCCATATCAGGTTcaccgttgggcctaatatgatctCATATCAGGCTCACCGTTGgacatgatattttctcatatcaAGCCTACTCTGGATCTGATATGGTCCAATATTAaacccacgttgggtctgatatttttcatattagACCAGCCTCCATATCAGGTCTACACTGGACCTAATATTTTCCCATATTATGCTTGTTGGGCTTCATATAGAAAATATCAGGACCACGCTAGGCCTGATATGGAAAATATCAGAACCAcgctgggcctgatatggtccaatatcaggcccaatgtaggcctgatatttttccatatcagACCTGTGCATTGAAAAACAGCGTGAGATTTAGGAGGTTGGTGGGAGGGGTAGAAGGGAATAACACTATTTTTGATgttctttttgataattttaaaactatgatgTTTACTTTGGTAAATAAGAAAACATGGTTGctccttttggtaaaaaaattGTTAGATATATAAAGTTACAAAATTACTCTCACTTTTGTTAAAAACTTACACATTCAAAAACCTAGTGCATCTTGCAAACATTTATTACTTAAGACTTATACATTTAAGCAATTATAGTTCATTTGTTAAAATTGACGTCAAAGTCGAAGTCAGTGTCGAAGTCGGTGTCAGTGTTAAAGTCAACATTGACATCGGTGTTAACGTCGAAGTCAGTGTTAAAGTCAGTGTTAACATCGACGTCGACATCAATGATGTGCGGACGTCAAACAGTACAAGTCGAACGATGTTAGTATTTTTCATCATGACAAAAGAAAATACCTAAAATAatacttaattttcttttctgtGGCTCATTTTCTtccaaacaaaattttaaatttccttcTCGTTCCTCACCCTCACCTCACCTCACCTCACCTCACCTCACCTCATCCTAAACAGTGCTTAAAGGGAGGAGAGAGAAACCAGCAGTTCATGTGATGGAACCGTTCACCTTTGCTTGATCCCTCCTAGGGGTAAATGGATGGTGATGTAGTTTGATTTTAATGTATAAAGCATTTTTTACCTGAAGCCCTACACCTAATACAATGGCACTCCTAGGTTTCTACGTGTTAATTCAAAGCTAGATATAcaagtttatgatttttttaatgcCAGATATTACATTGTTATTAAGTTGTTTTAATCATGAGACaattagtcaatttttttttaaaaaaaaacgtgcTTCAATTTGAGAGAATCATCACCTATATTGTTTTCTCAATCTTCCTCTTATCCTATTCCTTTCGAATAAACAAAGCTAATTTGACAATCGATTATCATCCTCTCAGAATCTAAGTCAGACAAACTATTAAATAAGATGGATAAAATTTTAACTACATCACGATATTTTAGAGGAGGGTATATTGAGATGATTTTTATATTGACTAAATCATCAAAAGTCCTCTGATCAACACTACCTGCAACCAACGATCGGATCGTCCAAGTCTTTGATACCCCGATACTTGAGGCAGATCCAGCGAATATATAACTAACAGACTCAGACGCATAATAATGAAATGTCATATAATAAGAATGGTGAACGTACCTTGGCCTAGGGGGCATCCTTGAGTGGATCGGTAAGCTGATCGAGATATTGCTAGCGTTATCCTGACCCGGAAGGCTAGATGACTCTGAACAGGCTAGAGAGGTGGATTTGACGACGCGGTGGCACGAAATCAGATGCGACCTCAGCACGCAGATTGGGATATGACATCGGCACACAGACCGAGAGATAATAGCAGCACGTAGGCCGAGATATGAGAtcagcatacaggtcgggatatgataTCGGCACGTAGGCTGAAACACAACAACAGCGCGAAGACCGGAATACAATAATGAGATGCACTACAACCGTAGCTCGGGATACAACACACAAACTGGATCAACACAGGGACCGGAACATAATAGTGACACAAAATCAGAATAGGGGCGAAGTCGACGCGTGAACTGGCGTCACATGGATTACCGCCACGTGGAGGCTGCTGGCGAAGGAGGTTGCGATGTGTGGTGGCTGCTGGCGAAGGAGGCTGCAATTCGTGGTGGCTACATGCCCCTGTGGCAGCGCTAAAAAGGGGGAGGACGATGCAGCGACTGGTCGACAAGGATGCAACGACCGGTGAGGCAACAACAACACACAGTGCCTGGGCTATGGCACGTCTCAAATGAGGGAAGAGGGGGCTAACTACGATGGCCAAAGAAAAAGGTCGTGTCAGCGTCGGTTGGTGTCAGCTTTAGGGTCATCGACCGATGTCGGCATCGACCTCCGTGAGGCGAAGGACCAAAACCTCCCTTGCGTCTTTGTAGTGGCGGTGGAAccccaaaggaagaagatggcggcTGGAAGCTGTTGGAGAAATTTGGGTaccctagattttgatgtttgggcaaaggtttaagttaggtttattgttatatttgatatgtattgtgagtgtgcaggataaagGTACAGCAAGAAAAGTCCAAGGGCGATCTTAgtaaaggagaaaagtccaagggtgagtcttggcggtgtaagtccaagtatgtaatcttggtaatgtaagtccaagtgtgacttgacaaaggATGAAGTCCCAGAGCGTAGCTCTTAGCAGTGAAGACCCGACAATGATTATAAGGCTAATGGAAGCTCCAAAAGATAAGGCGTGAatgatggggaggcatccgagggacgcaagactgatgaaggaggctagaaggctaagtCTAGGTTGTGCGGGTAAGGACGAGTACATGAGAgactgtactcagggtaaaattctaGTGTGTACTGTAGGAGTACTGTAGTAGCATTGTAGCATTACTGTTGCGTTACTGTATTAGTCGACTGGTATTTTCATCAATCTATTGGTAGCCGACCGTTGGCTTGTAACAgtcaaatttcacttaggaccagcCGATTAGTggttgtactagtcgactggtggcggGAAACACGGTAAGGTATAATAGAGCTTGGGGTGCTTGGTCATGGTTGatgaaaatagaggtggttaacccctattagagtctccaaggtcttcttaagtgatcaagagcttgtgcgagtttgtgacgaggtttctccacccacaaggagctagttgagctagccagaggttttctggggagtcatccactgacaaattaggatcgtccaccttacggatagccgtggagtagaagtttatctccgaaccacgttaaatcaacgtgttaggtttgccttctcttgttagtatttatttttatattccgcTGTGCATACTAACTATTGTAGGAAGCAAACGTTGGATgagtcgctattcacccccccctctagcggcgtGAAGATCCCAACAAAAGCATATGCTAACGAGAGGAGAGGGAGGCGA contains:
- the LOC121995324 gene encoding COBRA-like protein 7, translated to MGVQEREMSSSAGRRLLFLLLLSFLCFSVAYDPMDPDGNVTIKWDFIIFDGNHYTVLVSIYNYQLYRHIEIPGWRLGWTWPKHEAIWDMRGAESTNQGDCSRFKVSTLPHCCDPSPTIIDLPLGAPYNFRTDNCCRGGVLSSLAQDPSHIQASFKMVIDSRNVTDEANPKPYNFTLGVPGYTCSNATKVAASKFKTDTERTTQALLTWEVICSYSQFRESATPGCCVSLSTFYSSTIVSCPDCSCGCQGTPTSPLCLRDDEKYSRLKEQSSDSDGSQNPLLCTQHMCPISVHWHVKVSYKDYWRVKMTITNYNMNKNYSDWNLVLQHPNLRSLLQIFSFNYHPLLQYGSLNDTGVFWGIKYYNDMLLNYGDNGNVQSEMLLHKDTEEFTFKGGWPFPRRISFNGHDCVMPPPDLYPSLPKGYSLASSPLLPDVTVFLSTIFLSVVLVLL
- the LOC121998059 gene encoding salt tolerance receptor-like cytoplasmic kinase 1, which gives rise to MFRGSRIPLCGCFRNPGESDLGPAQARVADGPETEQEKEAAALMPRRFSWAEVEFATGKFANSAVVVGEGGTSTVYLGRLPDFSLVAVKLHRPSERLHRAFRQELDVLLRLRHSHIVRFLGYCDDHEEEGALVFEYVPKGSLHEKLHGREALPWSQRMAIACQVAQSLEYLHEECDPQVVHGDVKAANVLLDGGMEAKLCDFGSARVGFSAAVGPPRSGLAMAVGSPGYIDPHYLRSGMVSKKCDVYSFGVLLLELVTGAEAFDAERERRLTAQMAPVLRNPAGRVAEAVDSRLRGAYDAGEASAVIAVAAVCVGSNPSLRPTMAEVVGILREKTSSSIAAICDGKKRVVTSGSKMPI